The region GGCATACTCTGGTGGTTTAGATACATCGGTGGCGATCAAATGGCTCCAAGAGCGCGGTTATGATGTGATCGCGTGCTGCTTGGACCTTGGCGAAGGGAAAGACCTTGACTTTGTAAAAGAAAAAGCGCTCAAAGTCGGCGCGATCAAATCGTACGTGATCGACGTCAAAGACGAGTTTGCGAACGAGTATGCGCTCATCGCCTTGCAGGCGAATGCGCTGTATGAAGGGAAATATCCGCTTGTCTCGGCGCTGTCGCGTCCGCTCATTGCGAAAAAACTCGTTGAAATCGCCGAGCTCGAAGGCGCGGTCGCCGTTGCCCACGGCTGCACGGGGAAAGGGAACGACCAAGTGCGCTTTGAAGTGTCGATCAAAGCGCTCAATCCGGATTTGGACGTGATCGCTCCGGTGCGCGAGTGGAGCTGGTCGCGTGAGGAAGAAATCGAATACGCGAAAAAGCACGGCATTCCGATTCCGGTTGACCTTGACAGCCCGTTTTCGATCGACCAAAACTTGTGGGGCCGAAGCAACGAATGCGGCATTTTGGAAGATCCGTGGGCGGCGCCGCCGGAAGAGGCGTATGAGCTGACCGCTTCGCTCGAGAACGCTCCGGACGTGCCGGATGTGATCGAAATCGGCTTTGAACAAGGCGTGCCGGTGACGTTGAACGGGAAATCCCACCCGCTCGCGCAACTCATTTTGGAGCTGAACGCGTTGGCCGGCAAGCACGGCGTCGGGCGCATCGACCATGTCGAAAACCGCCTCGTCGGCATCAAGTCGCGCGAAGTGTATGAATGCCCAGGGGCGATCACGCTCATTAAAGCGCATAAAGAGCTGGAAGACTTGACATTGGTGAGAGAAGTCGCCCATTTTAAACCGCTGATCGAGCAAAAAATCGCCGAGGTCATCTACAACGGCCTTTGGTTCTCGCCGCTCAAAGACGCGCTTGTCGCGTTTTTGAAAGAAACGCAAAAACATGTCACCGGCGTCGTGCGTGTGAAGCTGTTTAAAGGCCATGCGATCGTCGAAGGGCGCAAATCGCCGTTCTCGCTCTACGATGAAAAACTAGCGACATACACCTCGGAAGACGAGTTTGACCATCAAGCGGCCGTCGGGTTCATCTCGCTGTACGGCTTGCCGACGAAAGTCAACAGCATCGTGAACAAGCAAAACAAGGCGTCGGTGCCGGCCGGTCAATGAACGAAACGATGACACTTCATAAAGGGAAAGGAGGAAGTCGCATTCCTCTGCGGCGAGATTCGTGAAAAAGCTTTGGGGCGGACGGTTTACGAAAACAGCGGAAGAATGGGTCGACGAGTTTGGCGCGTCGATCCCGTTCGACCAAGAGCTCGTGGAAGAAGACATTGAAGGCAGCCTCGCCCATGTGACGATGCTCGGCGAGTGCGGCATTTTGCCGGCGGAAGACGTCGAGAAGATCAAAGGCGGACTGATCCGCCTGTTGGAAAAGGCGAAGCAAGGGGAACTCGAATTTTCCGTTGCGTACGAAGACATCCATTTAAACATTGAAAAAATGTTGATTGACGACATCGGCCCGGTTGGGGGCAAGCTGCACACCGGAAGAAGCCGAAACGACCAGGTCGCGACCGATATGCATTTGTATTTGCATAAGCGCGTCACCGAGATTCTCGGCCTCATCCGCGGGCTGCAGCGGGCGCTCATCAAGCAAGCGGAGAAGCATGTCGAAACGATCATGCCGGGGTATACGCATTTGCAGCGGGCGCAGTCGATTTCGTTCGCCCATCATCTGCTGGCCTATTTTTGGATGCTCGAGCGCGATTATGAACGGTTTTCTGAATCGCAAAAACGCATCAACAAGTCGCCGCTCGGCGCCGGGGCGCTCGCCGGGACGACGTTTCCGATCGACCGGAAGCGGACGGCGGAGCTTTTGGGCTTTGCCGATATTTACGAAAACAGCTTGGACGCGGTGAGCGACCGCGACTTCATCATCGAATTTTTGAGCAACAGCTCGATGCTTATGATGCACTTGTCGCGGCTCGCCGAAGAGCTCATCCTTTGGTCCAGCCAAGAGTTCCAGTTCATTGAGCTTGACGATGCGTTCGCGACCGGCAGCAGCATCATGCCGCAAAAGAAAAACCCGGACATGGCCGAGCTCATCCGCGGCAAAACCGGCCGGGTGTACGGGCACTTGATGGCGTTGTTGACGGTGATGAAAGGATTGCCGCTCGCCTACAACAAAGACATGCAAGAAGATAAAGAAGGCATGTTCGATACGGTGAAGACGGTCGTCGGTTCGTTGAAAATTTTCACCGGCATGATCGAGACGATGAACGTTCGTGCTGATGTAATGGAGCGGGCGACGAAGCAGGACTTTTCGAACGCGACCGAGCTCGCCGACTACTTGGCCGCGAAAGGCGTCCCGTTCCGCGAAGCGCATGAAATCGTCGGCAAGCTCGTGCTGCTGTGCATTGAAAAAGGCGTCTTTTTGGCCGACTTGCCGCTTGACGTGTATAAGGAAGCGTCGCCGCTCTTTGCCGAAGACATTTATGACGCCTTGAACCCGCGCACGGCGGTCAACCGCCGCAACAGCGCCGGCGGCACCGGTTTTGCCGAAGTGCGCGCGGCGCTGGCGAAGGCGAAACAGTTGCTTGGCACCCCGTAACGACGGGGTGTTCTTTTTTTGGCGTGAAAGGGGCAAACAGGTGGATGCGCGTTTGGAAATGGAATCAGCGGTCATTCTGCCGCCGCATTACGCTTTCGGCGTTCTGACCACAAGCACGTCGCATTTTGCATGGCGGACGATGTTTTCCGAGACGCTGCCGATCAAGAGCCGTTCGACAGCGTTTAAACCGGTCGCCCCGCAAACGATGAGATCGGCTTTGTATTTCGGAGCGACGTCTTTGGCGATTTTCACTTTCGGCGAGCCGAATTCGACCGCGATGTCCACATCGTCGAGCCCGGCGGCGATGGCTTCGTTTTTATACCGTTCAAGAAGTTCTTTCGCATATTGCTCCGACCGTTCGGCGAGAGCGTAGTCGTGCGCTTCAACGGTTGTGAACCCGCGCAAATCGATGATGTGGGACAAAATGAGTTTCGTTCCGTTTCGCTTGGCGATTTGGATCGCTTTTTTCAACGCCCATTCCGCTTCTTTCGACCCATCGACGGCGACGACGATCGTTTGGTAGGTCATGGTCATGTTCTCCCCTCCTTTTGGTTAAAAATGCTATCTCTATATATGGTATACCCATCGCCCTTTGACGGGAAACTAGGCCATATATTGAGATTTTATGAACAAGGGAGGAAAAACAATGGAAAAGCGGTATAACGACTGGCAGTACGACGAGGAGGAAGTGCGGACGATCACCGAGCAAATTGCTGAGTCGTATGAGAGCGGCATTGTTGACAAGGATGAATCATATTACGACCCGCGCCGGGAAGTCGGCGAATAGCCATAGCGCCAACGAGCTATGGTTCTTTTTTTGTATTCGCTCCGGTTTGTAGTAAAGTAAAAATGAAGACAGCGAATGACGAGAAGGAGGGGAAACGGTGCGGCATGCGTTGATTACGGCTGGAGCGAAAGGGTTGGGGAGAAAAGTGACCGAGCTGCTGCTTGAAAAAGGCTATTCGGTGACGGTGAACTACCGGAGCGATGAACAGGCGGTGCGCTCGCTTGCGGAGAAGTACCGCGGCGCCGCTGACCGCCTCCAGTTTGTGCGCGGCGATGTGACGAACAAAGACGATTTGGCGGCGCTTGTGGACGCCGCCATGGAGCGGTTCGGCCGCATTGACTGCCTCATCAACAACGCGGGGCCGTACATTTTCGAGCGGAAAAAGCTGGCCGATTATACGGAAGACGAATGGTACGAAATGATTGAAGGCAATTTGAGCTCGGTGTTCCATTTAGTGAGGCGGACGATCCCGATTATGCGAAAGCAGCGGTTTGGCCGCATCATTACGTACGGGTTTCAAGGAGCGGCGGATGCCCCAGGCTGGGTGCACCGCTCGGCGTTCGGGGCGGCGAAAGTGGGGCTTGTGTCGCTGACGAAAACGATCGCCCTTGAAGAGGCGGAATATGGCATTACCGCCAATATGGTGTGCCCAGGCAACATTGTCGGCGCCATGAAAGAGGCGGGGATCGCCGACGCCCGCGCCAGGCGGGATGCGGAAACGCCGGTCGGGCGCCCGGGAACTGGCGAAGATATCGCC is a window of Geobacillus kaustophilus DNA encoding:
- a CDS encoding universal stress protein, which produces MTMTYQTIVVAVDGSKEAEWALKKAIQIAKRNGTKLILSHIIDLRGFTTVEAHDYALAERSEQYAKELLERYKNEAIAAGLDDVDIAVEFGSPKVKIAKDVAPKYKADLIVCGATGLNAVERLLIGSVSENIVRHAKCDVLVVRTPKA
- a CDS encoding SDR family oxidoreductase — translated: MRHALITAGAKGLGRKVTELLLEKGYSVTVNYRSDEQAVRSLAEKYRGAADRLQFVRGDVTNKDDLAALVDAAMERFGRIDCLINNAGPYIFERKKLADYTEDEWYEMIEGNLSSVFHLVRRTIPIMRKQRFGRIITYGFQGAADAPGWVHRSAFGAAKVGLVSLTKTIALEEAEYGITANMVCPGNIVGAMKEAGIADARARRDAETPVGRPGTGEDIARVIAFLCEDNSDFITGAVIDVTGGENVIYRHFFQ
- a CDS encoding argininosuccinate synthase; protein product: MANPKLVLAYSGGLDTSVAIKWLQERGYDVIACCLDLGEGKDLDFVKEKALKVGAIKSYVIDVKDEFANEYALIALQANALYEGKYPLVSALSRPLIAKKLVEIAELEGAVAVAHGCTGKGNDQVRFEVSIKALNPDLDVIAPVREWSWSREEEIEYAKKHGIPIPVDLDSPFSIDQNLWGRSNECGILEDPWAAPPEEAYELTASLENAPDVPDVIEIGFEQGVPVTLNGKSHPLAQLILELNALAGKHGVGRIDHVENRLVGIKSREVYECPGAITLIKAHKELEDLTLVREVAHFKPLIEQKIAEVIYNGLWFSPLKDALVAFLKETQKHVTGVVRVKLFKGHAIVEGRKSPFSLYDEKLATYTSEDEFDHQAAVGFISLYGLPTKVNSIVNKQNKASVPAGQ
- the argH gene encoding argininosuccinate lyase, which gives rise to MKKLWGGRFTKTAEEWVDEFGASIPFDQELVEEDIEGSLAHVTMLGECGILPAEDVEKIKGGLIRLLEKAKQGELEFSVAYEDIHLNIEKMLIDDIGPVGGKLHTGRSRNDQVATDMHLYLHKRVTEILGLIRGLQRALIKQAEKHVETIMPGYTHLQRAQSISFAHHLLAYFWMLERDYERFSESQKRINKSPLGAGALAGTTFPIDRKRTAELLGFADIYENSLDAVSDRDFIIEFLSNSSMLMMHLSRLAEELILWSSQEFQFIELDDAFATGSSIMPQKKNPDMAELIRGKTGRVYGHLMALLTVMKGLPLAYNKDMQEDKEGMFDTVKTVVGSLKIFTGMIETMNVRADVMERATKQDFSNATELADYLAAKGVPFREAHEIVGKLVLLCIEKGVFLADLPLDVYKEASPLFAEDIYDALNPRTAVNRRNSAGGTGFAEVRAALAKAKQLLGTP